The Gloeomargarita lithophora Alchichica-D10 genomic sequence GCTGGTTGGCCGCCCGCTTGTTGGGTAGCCCCGACCTCTACCGTGACCCCCACCAAATCCCCAACCGCACCATCAATTTCATCACCTGCCACGATGGTTTTACGCTCCATGACCTGGTGGCCTACAACGACAAACATAACCAGGCCAACGGCGAGGATAGCCGGGACGGATGTAGCCACAATAACAGTTGGAACTGTGGCCAAGAAGGCGCCACCGATGACCCAGAAATCGCCGCCCTACGGGTGCAACAAATCAAAAATTTCCTGGTGATTCTCGCCCTCGCCCAGGGTACGCCGATGATCCTGATGGGCGACGAAGTCCAGCGCACCCAGGGGGGCAATAACAACGCCTACGGCCAGGACAATGAAATTAGTTGGTTTAATTGGGATTTGGTCACCCAGCACCAGGAAATGCTGCATTTTTGGCAAAAACTCCTGCACTGGATGCAGTCCCTACGCCTCTTTGAAGAGGAAACCCGCCTCCGAGTAGAAGCCTACCCCGTGACACAACCCGTTCCCTATCCCCACATCGTCTGGCATGGCACCGAATTGGGACAGCAGGGCTGGAGCCACGACAGCCACGCCCTCGCCCTGGAGATGGTGATGCCCAAGGCCGGGGAACATTTATACATCATTCTCAATAGCTATTGGGAATGCTTACCCTTTACCCTGCCGCCCCACCCCTGGCAAAGGCTTTTGGATACCCATCTGCCGGGGACAATTTGCCCCACCGGCCCGCAGATCACGACGGCTCAATACTGGGCGACCCCCCGTTCGAGTGTGATTTTACGGCGGTTTGCACCCAGCGGCGCAGGAGTGGATTAACCAAATCCGGGCGTTCATCGTGGGGACAATGCCCCGCCTCCAACCATTCCACCTGGGCGTGGGGGACAAGGGCATTACATTTTTGCGCCCGTGCCACCGTCATCCAGGGGTCAGCCGTGCCCCACATTAGTAGCAGCGGCGATGTTAATGCCTGCATCAACTGATCCAAACGGCGACCGGGGGGTGACTTAAACACCGCCCGAAATACCCCCAATGCCCCCTTATCCCAGGCGGGTTCATAAATACTTTGGATCAGTTCATCGTCAATATTTGTAGGGTCTTTGTACACCTGTTGTAAAATCCGCCGAATCACCTGGGGATTCCGCATATAAAGAAATAAACCCGCACTCGCCAGTTCCACCACCCCCGGAATTTGAAAAAGCAACTGCTGTAACGGGTTGGGGCGGACGCTATCTTCCCCCACCGGCCCAGCGCAGTTTAATAACGCTACCCCCTGCG encodes the following:
- a CDS encoding alpha/beta fold hydrolase, yielding MTATRVDIHHQHRIWQGWRTHWVQAGSTGPAILLIHGFGASTAHWRYNLPDLARDHRVWAVDLLGFGRSEKPPVLYTGELWREQLRDLVTLVIGEPVVLVGNSLGGYAALCFGVDCPQWTQGVALLNCAGPVGEDSVRPNPLQQLLFQIPGVVELASAGLFLYMRNPQVIRRILQQVYKDPTNIDDELIQSIYEPAWDKGALGVFRAVFKSPPGRRLDQLMQALTSPLLLMWGTADPWMTVARAQKCNALVPHAQVEWLEAGHCPHDERPDLVNPLLRRWVQTAVKSHSNGGSPSIEPS